In Musa acuminata AAA Group cultivar baxijiao chromosome BXJ2-8, Cavendish_Baxijiao_AAA, whole genome shotgun sequence, one genomic interval encodes:
- the LOC135619306 gene encoding uncharacterized protein LOC135619306, whose translation MEGNLNDGSMMSGASYGVLALQGNMYMHQGSMIHHPPVCDAFGVSGSHLQESDHREGVSIMDYHKGERGRTSMSDDDEPILTEDGVDAQNEAGREKKGCPWQRMKWTDAMVRLLITAVSYVGEDAPSECGGRRKYAILQKKGKWKAISKVMAERRCYVSPQQCEDKFNDLNKRYKRLTDILGRGTSCKVVENPALLDRMSNLSEKMKDDVRKILSSKHLFYEEMCSYHNCNRLNLPADPALQRSLQLALGSRDEHDRRRGSHEDVDEDDQSADGDDEEGDADEHNVHGNMVASCFPKRMRHGVNHEEAVFGDTSALQNSTRSLQPQGLTLDMNQVFSEGSKSTLIQQHWVNYPLQLEEKKLHIQAQMLELEKQRYKWQRFSKKKDRELNMMRMENERMKIENERLSLELRQKEMELDLTSRKTL comes from the coding sequence ATGGAGGGAAACTTAAATGATGGAAGCATGATGTCGGGAGCTTCGTATGGTGTGCTGGCTTTGCAAGGAAACATGTACATGCATCAGGGCTCGATGATCCATCACCCACCGGTGTGTGACGCCTTCGGTGTATCAGGCAGCCACTTGCAGGAATCTGATCACCGAGAAGGTGTTTCCATCATGGACTACCATAAAGGAGAGCGTGGCAGGACCTCAATGAGCGATGACGATGAGCCAATCTTGACCGAGGATGGAGTTGATGCTCAAAATGAGGCTGGCAGAGAGAAGAAGGGCTGTCCGTGGCAGCGAATGAAGTGGACTGATGCAATGGTTAGGCTTTTGATAACTGCGGTCTCTTACGTAGGAGAAGATGCTCCTTCTGAGTGTGGTGGGAGGAGGAAGTATGCAATATTGCAGAAAAAGGGGAAGTGGAAGGCCATATCAAAAGTTATGGCCGAGAGGAGATGTTATGTGTCACCTCAACAATGTGAAGATAAATTCAATGATCTTAATAAGAGATACAAGAGGCTCACCGATATCCTTGGTAGGGGTACATCTTGCAAGGTGGTTGAGAATCCGGCACTTTTGGACCGTATGAGTAATCTCTCAGAAAAGATGAAGGATGATGTGAGGaagattttgagctcaaaacatcTTTTCTACGAGGAGATGTGCTCCTATCATAATTGTAACCGGTTGAATCTACCTGCTGACCCAGCTCTTCAACGATCGTTGCAGTTGGCACTTGGAAGTAGAGATGAGCATGACAGAAGGAGAGGCTCACATGAAGATGTTGATGAAGATGATCAAAGTGCTGACGGTGATGACGAGGAAGGTGATGCTGACGAGCATAATGTGCACGGGAATATGGTGGCATCATGCTTCCCAAAAAGGATGAGGCATGGGGTGAACCATGAAGAAGCGGTTTTTGGTGACACATCTGCTTTACAAAATTCTACTAGAAGCCTTCAACCTCAAGGCTTAACCTTAGATATGAACCAAGTATTTTCAGAAGGATCTAAATCAACACTGATACAGCAGCACTGGGTTAATTATCCGCTTCAGCTTGAGGAGAAGAAATTGCATATTCAGGCTCAGATGCTGGAGCTCGAAAAACAACGCTACAAGTGGCAAAGGTTTAGTAAGAAGAAGGACAGAGAACTAAATATGATGAGAATGGAAAATGAACGAATGAAGATTGAGAATGAACGCCTATCCCTTGAATTAAGGCAGAAGGAAATGGAGTTGGATCTTACTTCAAGGAAAACACTGTGA